Proteins encoded together in one Macadamia integrifolia cultivar HAES 741 chromosome 8, SCU_Mint_v3, whole genome shotgun sequence window:
- the LOC122085490 gene encoding NADH dehydrogenase (ubiquinone) complex I, assembly factor 6 isoform X1, which yields MNGTSASSSLKAAFSYCVQQVRSYDYHHYLCLLHLPPDMRRAAFALRAFNVETARAMDVASDPRIGLMRLLWWQEAIDKIFAHKVIEHPTAQALSHIISEHKISKGWLKRSVEARINDARRDETDIPETVGELEKYAEETASIMLYLTLQAGGISSTAADHAASHIGKASGLLLLLKSLPYHASRNRHISYIPADVASNHGLLVKHGNQSEIQMDNREGLSDAVFEIASVANVHLQKACELAGTVPTKALPVLLPAVPAQVLLDSLRRAHFDVFDPRLARGVLGISPLWFQLKLKWHAWRRKY from the coding sequence ATGAACGGTACTTCTGCATCCAGCAGCCTCAAAGCAGCCTTCTCGTATTGTGTGCAGCAAGTACGGAGTTATGATTATCACCACTACCTTTGTCTCCTCCATCTCCCACCTGACATGCGGAGGGCTGCATTTGCCCTCCGTGCTTTCAATGTGGAGACAGCTAGAGCCATGGATGTTGCTTCTGATCCCAGAATTGGCCTTATGCGTCTCCTCTGGTGGCAGGAGGCCATAGACAAGATCTTTGCTCACAAGGTCATTGAGCACCCAACAGCTCAGGCCCTCTCCCATATAATCTCTGAGCATAAAATCAGCAAGGGTTGGCTTAAACGGTCTGTTGAAGCTCGGATCAATGATGCAAGAAGAGATGAGACTGACATCCCGGAGACAGTCGGTGAGCTAGAGAAATATGCTGAGGAGACAGCATCCATTATGCTTTATTTGACGCTACAAGCTGGTGGTATCAGTTCTACTGCAGCAGATCATGCCGCCTCACATATTGGGAAAGCAAGTGGCCTTCTATTGCTGCTTAAGTCACTGCCTTATCATGCTAGTCGTAACCGCCATATTTCCTATATACCAGCTGATGTAGCATCTAACCACGGGTTATTAGTTAAGCATGGAAATCAATCAGAAATTCAGATGGACAACCGTGAGGGGCTGTCAGATGCAGTTTTTGAGATAGCATCAGTAGCTAATGTCCATCTACAGAAAGCTTGTGAATTGGCTGGGACGGTACCTACCAAGGCTCTTCCAGTGCTTCTGCCAGCTGTGCCTGCACAGGTTCTGTTGGACTCACTACGTCGTGCAcactttgatgtgtttgatccAAGGTTAGCTCGAGGAGTTCTTGGGATCTCTCCATTGTGGTTCCAATTGAAGTTGAAGTGGCATGCATGGAGAAGGAAGTACTGA
- the LOC122085490 gene encoding NADH dehydrogenase (ubiquinone) complex I, assembly factor 6 isoform X2 — protein MNGTSASSSLKAAFSYCVQQVRSYDYHHYLCLLHLPPDMRRAAFALRAFNVETARAMDVASDPRIGLMRLLWWQEAIDKIFAHKVIEHPTAQALSHIISEHKISKGWLKRSVEARINDARRDETDIPETVGELEKYAEETASIMLYLTLQAGGISSTAADHAASHIGKASGLLLLLKSLPYHASRNRHISYIPADVASNHGLLVKHGNQSEIQMDNREGLSDAVFEIASVANVHLQKACELAGTVPTKALPVLLPAVPAQVLLDSLRRAHFDVFDPSH, from the exons ATGAACGGTACTTCTGCATCCAGCAGCCTCAAAGCAGCCTTCTCGTATTGTGTGCAGCAAGTACGGAGTTATGATTATCACCACTACCTTTGTCTCCTCCATCTCCCACCTGACATGCGGAGGGCTGCATTTGCCCTCCGTGCTTTCAATGTGGAGACAGCTAGAGCCATGGATGTTGCTTCTGATCCCAGAATTGGCCTTATGCGTCTCCTCTGGTGGCAGGAGGCCATAGACAAGATCTTTGCTCACAAGGTCATTGAGCACCCAACAGCTCAGGCCCTCTCCCATATAATCTCTGAGCATAAAATCAGCAAGGGTTGGCTTAAACGGTCTGTTGAAGCTCGGATCAATGATGCAAGAAGAGATGAGACTGACATCCCGGAGACAGTCGGTGAGCTAGAGAAATATGCTGAGGAGACAGCATCCATTATGCTTTATTTGACGCTACAAGCTGGTGGTATCAGTTCTACTGCAGCAGATCATGCCGCCTCACATATTGGGAAAGCAAGTGGCCTTCTATTGCTGCTTAAGTCACTGCCTTATCATGCTAGTCGTAACCGCCATATTTCCTATATACCAGCTGATGTAGCATCTAACCACGGGTTATTAGTTAAGCATGGAAATCAATCAGAAATTCAGATGGACAACCGTGAGGGGCTGTCAGATGCAGTTTTTGAGATAGCATCAGTAGCTAATGTCCATCTACAGAAAGCTTGTGAATTGGCTGGGACGGTACCTACCAAGGCTCTTCCAGTGCTTCTGCCAGCTGTGCCTGCACAGGTTCTGTTGGACTCACTACGTCGTGCAcactttgatgtgtttgatccAAG TCACTGA